A window from Betta splendens chromosome 1, fBetSpl5.4, whole genome shotgun sequence encodes these proteins:
- the LOC114857809 gene encoding stonustoxin subunit alpha-like isoform X2 — translation MFRQLSLKTIKKLKAQDASSGKATEPLKADPTVEDQKCSAAGEVTRRVLQKMKRKDLEQRLPVSTAAAAAAPNPQAITEWEHGVKERRKTVSSVREYARELTIDTNTLHKNLSDADRKVTAVREERLLPDHPHRFDVYLQLLCGAGLTGFCYWDFEWTGWVEVSVSYAGIGRKGSSDHCRFGFNAQSWVLECSDSGPSRGYSVRHDSGRTALARGSVSGRAAVFVDCPAGTVSFYEVSSDELTPLHTFSTTFSGPLYPGFGLLSPGSSVSLKSSGGA, via the exons ATGTTTAGACAGCTCTCACTGAAAACTATAAAGAAGCTCAAGGCGCAGGATGCTTCGAGTGGGAAGGCAACAGAACCGCTCAAAGCAGATCCAACCGTGGAGGATCAGAAATGTTCTGCAGCAGGGGAGGTGACTAGAAGGGTTCTacagaagatgaagaggaaagaTCTGGAGCAGAGGTTGCCtgtcagcacagcagcagcagcag CAGCACCGAACCCACAAGCCATCACAGA ATGGGAACATGgtgtgaaggagaggagaaaaactGTTTCCAGTGTAAGAGAGT ACGCTCGtgaactcaccatcgacaccaACACCCTGCACAAGAACCTGAGCGACGCCGACAGGAAGGTGACGGCGGTGAGAGAGGAGCGGCTGCTGCCCGACCACCCGCACAGGTTCGACGTgtacctccagctgctgtgcgGCGCTGGTCTGACTGGTTTCTGCTACTGGGACTTCGAGTGGACCGGTTGGGTGGAGGTGTCGGTGAGTTACGCAGGAATCGGCAGGAAAGGAAGCAGCGACCACTGCAGGTTCGGATTTAATGCCCAGTCCTGGGTTTTGGAGTGTTCCGACTCCGGACCCAGCCGAGGCTATTCCGTCCGGCACGACAGCGGAAGGACGGCGCTGGCGCGTGGCTCCGTCTCGGGCAGAGCGGCCGTGTTCGTGGACTGTCCTGCCGGGACCGTGTCCTTCTACGAAGTGTCGTCTGACGAACTGACCCccctccacaccttcagcaccACGTTCTCCGGACCCCTGTACCCGGGCTTCGGCCTGTTgtctcctggttcctctgtgTCGCTGAAAAGTAGCGGCGGCGCGTGA
- the LOC114857809 gene encoding stonustoxin subunit alpha-like isoform X1 translates to MFRQLSLKTIKKLKAQDASSGKATEPLKADPTVEDQKCSAAGEVTRRVLQKMKRKDLEQRLPVSTAAAAAAAPNPQAITEWEHGVKERRKTVSSVREYARELTIDTNTLHKNLSDADRKVTAVREERLLPDHPHRFDVYLQLLCGAGLTGFCYWDFEWTGWVEVSVSYAGIGRKGSSDHCRFGFNAQSWVLECSDSGPSRGYSVRHDSGRTALARGSVSGRAAVFVDCPAGTVSFYEVSSDELTPLHTFSTTFSGPLYPGFGLLSPGSSVSLKSSGGA, encoded by the exons ATGTTTAGACAGCTCTCACTGAAAACTATAAAGAAGCTCAAGGCGCAGGATGCTTCGAGTGGGAAGGCAACAGAACCGCTCAAAGCAGATCCAACCGTGGAGGATCAGAAATGTTCTGCAGCAGGGGAGGTGACTAGAAGGGTTCTacagaagatgaagaggaaagaTCTGGAGCAGAGGTTGCCtgtcagcacagcagcagcagcagcagcag CACCGAACCCACAAGCCATCACAGA ATGGGAACATGgtgtgaaggagaggagaaaaactGTTTCCAGTGTAAGAGAGT ACGCTCGtgaactcaccatcgacaccaACACCCTGCACAAGAACCTGAGCGACGCCGACAGGAAGGTGACGGCGGTGAGAGAGGAGCGGCTGCTGCCCGACCACCCGCACAGGTTCGACGTgtacctccagctgctgtgcgGCGCTGGTCTGACTGGTTTCTGCTACTGGGACTTCGAGTGGACCGGTTGGGTGGAGGTGTCGGTGAGTTACGCAGGAATCGGCAGGAAAGGAAGCAGCGACCACTGCAGGTTCGGATTTAATGCCCAGTCCTGGGTTTTGGAGTGTTCCGACTCCGGACCCAGCCGAGGCTATTCCGTCCGGCACGACAGCGGAAGGACGGCGCTGGCGCGTGGCTCCGTCTCGGGCAGAGCGGCCGTGTTCGTGGACTGTCCTGCCGGGACCGTGTCCTTCTACGAAGTGTCGTCTGACGAACTGACCCccctccacaccttcagcaccACGTTCTCCGGACCCCTGTACCCGGGCTTCGGCCTGTTgtctcctggttcctctgtgTCGCTGAAAAGTAGCGGCGGCGCGTGA